A window of the Aeromicrobium phoceense genome harbors these coding sequences:
- a CDS encoding TetR/AcrR family transcriptional regulator: MTQGWAIREDHDRADAQRHGELLTAARAAFEELGYGATTIAEITRRAGVSRATFYVYFASKEQVFAVLAEQVRDRFLRAQDLSGIDRDAVDEVLRRTIATTLEATVENLALMTVLNHQAVADDEMRRLWSEIQGEAVHRTATYVSQQARAGRVQPVADPEALGTMGAGMNDRYAPLVVAGATTVDEAVEEMHRIWMACLGH; this comes from the coding sequence ATGACTCAGGGCTGGGCGATCCGCGAGGACCACGACCGGGCGGACGCGCAACGGCACGGCGAGCTGCTGACCGCGGCGCGCGCGGCGTTCGAGGAGCTCGGCTACGGCGCCACCACGATCGCGGAGATCACGCGCCGGGCCGGCGTCAGCCGCGCCACGTTCTACGTCTACTTCGCCTCCAAGGAGCAGGTCTTCGCCGTCCTCGCCGAGCAGGTGCGCGACCGCTTCCTGCGGGCCCAGGACCTGTCGGGGATCGATCGCGACGCTGTCGACGAGGTGCTGCGGCGCACGATCGCGACCACGCTCGAGGCGACGGTCGAGAACCTCGCGCTGATGACGGTGCTCAACCACCAGGCGGTCGCCGACGACGAGATGCGCCGCCTCTGGAGCGAGATCCAGGGCGAGGCCGTGCACCGCACCGCCACGTACGTCAGCCAGCAGGCCCGCGCGGGCCGGGTCCAGCCGGTGGCCGATCCCGAGGCCCTCGGGACGATGGGCGCCGGGATGAACGACCGCTACGCGCCGCTCGTGGTGGCCGGCGCGACCACCGTGGACGAGGCCGTCGAGGAGATGCACCGCATCTGGATGGCCTGCCTCGGCCACTGA
- a CDS encoding acetyl-CoA carboxylase family protein encodes MKVLIANRGEIAHRIERAVRALDWTPQHVHTAEEAGSADPESYLLPKAGVAGYLDVEAIVAAAVLTGSDLVHPGYGFLSESAELARACEASGLTFVGPDPTTLELFGDKGSAREHALAHGVPVLDATGRDASLAEVAALLERHPAGIMIKAVSGGGGRGMRPVTDAADLAEAYDRCRSEAERAFGNSSVYAERLLASAKHIEVQVLGDGARVVTLGERECSVQRRHQKVIEVAPSPSLTDAHRERLTTWAKDLTAPLGYRGLATVEFLVNADLLRRGGPLDAVFIEVNPRLQVEHTVTEEVTGTDLVRAQLLVAARHRLDEVGVPTDVQPRPGVVAIQSRVNAEEVVGGTVVSTTGTVTGFSAPDGVRVDTGIAAGTVVDGTFDSLLAKVVTVTEGDHATACADADAAVAALRIEGVRTNVPLLRELLAHDAVRSGEVTTAWLDRLLADRADSERATDESGTVSSVMNGTVLAVSVKPGDTVGPKTPLATLESMKMEHPVTAGFAGTVTEVLVATGEQVAAGQPIAVVAPDDTVDHQHAEDADVDLDHIRPDLAELQDRIARTRDSARTEAVAKRHARGHLTAREWVDLLVDEGTFTEYGALTVAAQRQRRTLDDLMDNTPADGIITGLGTINGDDSETSRRCAVLAYDYTVLAGTQGYFNHKKTDRLLELARDRKLPVVLFAEGGGGRPGDTDTADLLAAGLNVRTFATMGSLSGVVPTVGILTGRCFAGNAALLGCCDVIIGTEDANLGMAGPAMIEGGGLGVFTPEQIGPMSVQGPNGVVDIVVGDDAEAISVAQRYLSYFQGGRTAWDAADQRRLRHVIGENRKQVYDIRTVIDALVDTDSVLELRREFGTGAITALVRIEGRAYGLVANNPAHLGGAIDADAADKMARFLQLCDAHGLPVVSLCDTPGFMVGPESEQTATVRHFSRLFVIAAHLKVPMTTIVLRKAYGLGAQAMAAGGFAQTTATVSWPTGEIGGMGLEGAVRLGFSKELAAIEDEQARADRYEELVAQHYEAGKAINGAMKLELDEVIDPADTRRWIVATLGDWDGEGSHRFVDTW; translated from the coding sequence ATGAAGGTCCTGATCGCCAACCGCGGCGAGATCGCCCACCGGATCGAGCGCGCGGTCCGTGCTCTCGACTGGACGCCCCAGCACGTGCACACCGCCGAGGAGGCGGGCAGCGCGGACCCCGAGAGCTACCTGCTCCCGAAGGCCGGCGTGGCCGGGTACCTCGACGTCGAGGCCATCGTGGCCGCCGCGGTCCTGACCGGCTCGGACCTGGTGCACCCCGGTTACGGCTTCCTCAGCGAGAGCGCGGAGCTCGCACGGGCCTGCGAGGCCTCGGGGCTCACGTTCGTCGGCCCGGACCCGACCACGCTCGAGCTGTTCGGCGACAAGGGCAGCGCCCGCGAGCACGCGCTGGCCCACGGCGTCCCGGTCCTGGACGCGACGGGACGCGACGCCTCCCTCGCCGAGGTCGCGGCCCTGCTGGAGCGCCACCCCGCGGGCATCATGATCAAGGCCGTCTCCGGCGGTGGCGGCCGCGGCATGCGCCCCGTCACCGACGCCGCCGACCTCGCCGAGGCGTACGACCGCTGCCGCTCCGAGGCCGAGCGCGCCTTCGGCAACTCCTCCGTCTACGCCGAGCGGCTGCTCGCCAGCGCCAAGCACATCGAGGTGCAGGTGCTGGGCGACGGCGCGCGCGTCGTCACGCTCGGCGAGCGCGAGTGCTCCGTGCAGCGCCGCCACCAGAAGGTCATCGAGGTCGCGCCGAGCCCGTCGCTGACCGACGCCCACCGCGAGCGCCTGACCACGTGGGCGAAGGACCTCACCGCTCCCCTGGGCTACCGCGGCCTGGCCACGGTCGAGTTCCTCGTCAACGCCGACCTGCTGCGCCGCGGCGGTCCCCTCGACGCCGTGTTCATCGAGGTCAACCCCCGGCTCCAGGTGGAGCACACGGTCACCGAGGAGGTCACCGGCACCGACCTCGTGCGGGCCCAGCTGCTCGTCGCGGCCCGCCACCGCCTCGACGAGGTCGGCGTGCCGACCGACGTGCAGCCCCGCCCGGGCGTCGTCGCGATCCAGTCGCGCGTCAACGCGGAGGAGGTCGTCGGCGGCACGGTCGTCTCCACCACCGGCACCGTCACCGGGTTCTCCGCTCCCGACGGCGTCCGCGTCGACACCGGCATCGCCGCTGGCACCGTCGTCGACGGCACGTTCGACTCCCTCCTCGCGAAGGTCGTCACCGTCACCGAGGGCGACCACGCCACGGCCTGCGCCGACGCCGACGCGGCCGTCGCCGCCCTGCGGATCGAGGGCGTGCGGACCAACGTCCCGCTGCTGCGCGAGCTGCTGGCCCACGACGCCGTGCGCAGTGGTGAGGTCACCACCGCGTGGCTCGACCGCCTGCTCGCCGATCGCGCCGATTCCGAGCGCGCCACCGACGAGTCCGGCACCGTCTCCTCGGTCATGAACGGCACCGTGCTGGCCGTGTCGGTGAAGCCCGGCGACACCGTCGGGCCGAAGACGCCGCTGGCGACCCTCGAGTCGATGAAGATGGAGCACCCCGTCACGGCCGGGTTCGCCGGCACCGTCACCGAGGTCCTCGTCGCGACCGGGGAGCAGGTGGCGGCCGGCCAGCCGATCGCCGTCGTCGCGCCCGACGACACCGTCGACCACCAGCACGCCGAGGACGCGGACGTCGACCTCGACCACATCCGCCCCGACCTCGCGGAGCTCCAGGACCGGATCGCCCGCACCCGCGACTCGGCCCGGACCGAGGCCGTCGCGAAGCGGCACGCCCGCGGCCACCTCACCGCGCGCGAGTGGGTCGACCTGCTCGTCGACGAGGGCACCTTCACCGAGTACGGCGCCCTGACGGTCGCGGCCCAGAGGCAGCGCCGCACGCTCGACGACCTGATGGACAACACCCCCGCCGACGGCATCATCACCGGTCTCGGCACGATCAACGGCGACGACTCCGAGACGTCGCGCCGCTGCGCCGTCCTGGCCTACGACTACACGGTGCTCGCCGGCACCCAGGGCTACTTCAACCACAAGAAGACCGACCGCCTGCTCGAGCTGGCGCGCGACCGGAAGCTGCCCGTCGTCCTCTTCGCCGAGGGCGGCGGCGGCCGTCCCGGCGACACCGACACGGCTGACCTGCTCGCCGCAGGGCTGAACGTGCGCACCTTCGCCACGATGGGATCGCTGAGCGGCGTCGTGCCGACGGTCGGCATCCTCACGGGCCGCTGCTTCGCCGGCAACGCGGCCCTCCTGGGCTGCTGCGACGTCATCATCGGCACGGAGGACGCCAACCTCGGCATGGCCGGCCCGGCGATGATCGAGGGCGGTGGACTCGGCGTCTTCACGCCCGAGCAGATCGGCCCGATGTCGGTGCAGGGCCCCAACGGGGTGGTCGACATCGTCGTCGGCGACGACGCCGAGGCGATCAGCGTGGCCCAGCGGTACCTCTCCTACTTCCAGGGCGGTCGCACCGCGTGGGACGCCGCCGACCAGCGACGCCTGCGCCACGTCATCGGCGAGAACCGCAAGCAGGTCTACGACATCCGCACGGTCATCGACGCGCTGGTCGACACCGACAGCGTGCTGGAGTTGCGCCGCGAGTTCGGCACCGGCGCGATCACCGCCCTGGTGCGGATCGAGGGCCGGGCGTACGGACTCGTCGCGAACAACCCCGCCCACCTCGGCGGCGCGATCGACGCCGACGCGGCCGACAAGATGGCTCGCTTCCTCCAGCTGTGCGACGCGCACGGCCTGCCCGTCGTGTCGCTGTGCGACACCCCCGGCTTCATGGTCGGGCCGGAGAGCGAGCAGACCGCCACCGTGCGCCACTTCAGCCGGCTGTTCGTGATCGCCGCGCACCTCAAGGTGCCGATGACCACGATCGTCCTGCGCAAGGCCTACGGGCTCGGCGCGCAGGCGATGGCCGCCGGCGGCTTCGCCCAGACCACCGCGACGGTCTCGTGGCCCACCGGCGAGATCGGCGGCATGGGACTCGAGGGCGCGGTGCGCCTGGGCTTCTCCAAGGAGCTGGCCGCCATCGAGGACGAGCAGGCCCGGGCCGACCGCTACGAGGAGCTCGTCGCGCAGCACTACGAGGCCGGCAAGGCGATCAACGGCGCGATGAAGCTCGAGCTCGACGAGGTCATCGACCCCGCCGACACCCGCCGCTGGATCGTCGCCACCCTCGGCGACTGGGACGGCGAGGGCTCGCACCGGTTCGTCGACACCTGGTGA
- a CDS encoding ATP-dependent DNA ligase produces MLLAELVATSTEVAATRSRKAKVALLAELLGRVEPDELEVVVSYLGGALRQRRTGLGWRGVSAPTPPADQPSLDVLEVDAAFEAMSRLSGSGSQRDRREAVADLFARATAAEQAWLRAIVTGNLRQGALDAVTQEAVAQVAGVPVAAVRRAAMLAGSTVAAASAAFEGEEALAAIGLEVGRPVMPMLASSAPDVATAMAGLSPDGRTDVAIDAKLDGIRIQVHRDGDAVLVVTRSLDDITDRLPEVVAVARSLPATRFVLDGEALALSDDGRPMAFQDTASRTAQAAGVAITPHFFDVLHVDGRDLLDSPGHERTAALDALVPEAHRVRRLVTSDAAAADAFAAETVAAGHEGVVLKDLSAPYAAGRRGAAWVKVKPVHTLDLVVLAVEWGSGRRQGWLSNIHLGARDESSPTGFVMLGKTFKGMTDAMLTWQTERFLALETHREGHVVHVRPEQVVEIAFDGLQRSTRYPGGLALRFARVVRYRDDKAPHEADTIDAVRALAGA; encoded by the coding sequence ATGTTGCTCGCCGAGCTCGTCGCCACCTCCACCGAGGTCGCCGCGACGCGCTCCCGGAAGGCGAAGGTGGCGCTGCTCGCCGAGCTGCTCGGCCGGGTCGAACCCGACGAGCTCGAGGTCGTGGTGTCCTACCTCGGTGGCGCCCTTCGCCAGCGGCGCACAGGCCTGGGCTGGCGGGGCGTGAGCGCCCCCACCCCGCCTGCCGACCAGCCGTCGCTGGACGTGCTCGAAGTCGATGCGGCGTTCGAGGCGATGTCGCGGCTGTCGGGGTCCGGCTCCCAGCGCGACCGCCGGGAGGCCGTCGCCGACCTCTTCGCGCGGGCCACCGCCGCCGAGCAGGCGTGGCTCCGGGCGATCGTCACCGGCAACCTGCGCCAGGGCGCGCTCGACGCCGTCACGCAGGAGGCCGTGGCGCAGGTCGCGGGGGTGCCGGTGGCCGCGGTGCGCCGGGCGGCGATGCTCGCCGGCAGCACGGTCGCCGCGGCGAGCGCCGCCTTCGAGGGCGAGGAGGCACTGGCCGCGATCGGCCTCGAGGTCGGCCGACCGGTCATGCCGATGCTGGCCTCGAGTGCACCCGACGTGGCCACCGCCATGGCCGGTCTCTCCCCCGACGGCCGCACCGACGTCGCCATCGACGCCAAGCTCGACGGCATCCGCATCCAGGTCCACCGCGACGGCGACGCGGTGCTCGTGGTCACCCGCAGCCTCGACGACATCACCGACCGGCTGCCCGAGGTGGTCGCGGTCGCCCGCTCGCTGCCCGCCACGCGGTTCGTGCTCGACGGCGAGGCGCTGGCTCTGTCCGACGACGGCCGTCCGATGGCCTTCCAGGACACGGCCAGCCGCACGGCCCAGGCCGCCGGCGTCGCGATCACGCCCCACTTCTTCGACGTGCTCCACGTCGACGGCCGTGACCTGCTCGACTCCCCCGGACACGAGCGCACGGCCGCGCTCGACGCGCTGGTGCCCGAGGCCCACCGGGTCCGCCGCCTCGTCACCTCCGACGCGGCGGCCGCCGACGCCTTCGCCGCGGAGACCGTCGCCGCCGGGCACGAGGGCGTCGTCCTCAAGGACCTCTCCGCTCCCTACGCCGCGGGGCGCCGCGGCGCGGCCTGGGTGAAGGTCAAGCCGGTCCACACGCTCGACCTGGTCGTCCTCGCCGTGGAGTGGGGCTCCGGCCGCCGACAGGGCTGGCTCTCGAACATCCACCTCGGCGCGCGCGACGAGTCGTCCCCGACCGGGTTCGTGATGCTTGGCAAGACCTTCAAGGGGATGACCGACGCGATGCTCACCTGGCAGACCGAGCGGTTCCTCGCCCTGGAGACGCACCGCGAGGGTCACGTCGTCCACGTCCGGCCCGAGCAGGTCGTCGAGATCGCCTTCGACGGGCTCCAGCGCTCCACCCGCTACCCCGGCGGCCTGGCCCTGCGCTTCGCCCGCGTCGTGCGCTACCGCGACGACAAGGCGCCGCACGAGGCCGACACCATCGATGCGGTGCGCGCGCTCGCCGGCGCTTGA
- a CDS encoding AMP-binding protein, which yields MTTPQTLDAYLTEVRRLQDARRPAGIPAEVTYPAGEITIPAHVSHWAGERPDHLALALGDTRLTYAELDDVHRRVATWMSEHGVSRGDRVAVYLGNSTEFVIAFLALLRLGAVHVPVNPMFQPAELAYELLDSEPVLVVTNTALSSTLEACADRVPAIPVLLTDGTGELDWESAVAAAPYAGDDGDLDSLAALNYTGGTTGMPKGCQHSQRHMLYTVASAAAATAMPSDGSYVSLCYLPIFWIAGEDLGILIPLVLGGTSILMARWNAAEVVDTVERERVTLMTGTVENYLELMDTQDLASRDLSSLLDPQAVSFVRKMTPEVRHRWADLVPDSVLRESAYGMTETHTIDAVPYGFAENDQDLLAEPVFCGIPVPGTDIAVVELGTQIPVPLGEVGEIIVRSPSVTDGYWRNEEATREQLVDGWIHTGDNGRIDEQGFLHYLGRRKEMIKVRGMSVFPADVEMLLAQHPAVDSVAVVPTDDPDTGQRPVAFVVPKPGSDVTAEELVTWSRANMATYKVPLVSVLGSLPMTATGKVRKNELADDAAALNAGASS from the coding sequence ATGACGACCCCGCAGACCCTCGACGCGTACCTGACCGAAGTCCGCCGGCTCCAGGACGCGCGGCGTCCCGCCGGGATCCCGGCCGAGGTCACCTACCCGGCCGGCGAGATCACGATCCCGGCTCACGTGTCGCACTGGGCGGGCGAGCGTCCCGACCATCTCGCGCTGGCCCTCGGCGACACCCGGCTCACCTATGCCGAGCTCGACGACGTGCACCGCCGGGTGGCGACGTGGATGTCCGAGCACGGCGTGAGCCGCGGCGATCGCGTCGCGGTCTACCTCGGCAACTCCACCGAGTTCGTCATCGCCTTCCTGGCCCTGCTGCGCCTCGGCGCCGTCCACGTCCCGGTGAACCCGATGTTCCAGCCGGCCGAGCTCGCGTACGAGCTGCTCGACAGCGAGCCGGTGCTCGTCGTGACCAACACGGCGCTGTCGTCGACGCTCGAGGCGTGCGCCGACCGGGTCCCAGCGATCCCCGTCCTGCTGACCGACGGCACCGGCGAGCTCGACTGGGAGTCGGCCGTGGCCGCGGCGCCGTACGCGGGCGACGACGGCGACCTCGACTCGCTCGCCGCGCTCAACTACACCGGTGGCACGACCGGCATGCCGAAGGGCTGCCAGCACTCGCAGCGCCACATGCTCTACACCGTGGCCAGCGCCGCCGCGGCCACCGCGATGCCGTCCGACGGCAGCTACGTCTCGCTCTGCTACCTGCCGATCTTCTGGATCGCGGGCGAGGACCTCGGCATCCTGATCCCCCTCGTGCTCGGCGGCACCAGCATCCTGATGGCGCGCTGGAACGCCGCCGAGGTGGTCGACACCGTCGAGCGCGAGCGCGTCACCCTCATGACCGGCACGGTCGAGAACTACCTCGAGCTGATGGACACCCAGGACCTGGCATCGCGCGACCTGAGCTCGCTGCTCGACCCGCAGGCCGTCTCGTTCGTCCGCAAGATGACCCCGGAGGTCCGGCACCGCTGGGCCGACCTCGTGCCCGACTCGGTGCTGCGCGAGTCGGCCTACGGCATGACCGAGACCCACACGATCGACGCGGTGCCCTACGGCTTCGCCGAGAACGACCAGGACCTGCTGGCCGAGCCCGTCTTCTGCGGGATCCCGGTGCCCGGCACCGACATCGCCGTCGTCGAGCTGGGCACCCAGATCCCCGTCCCGCTGGGCGAGGTCGGCGAGATCATCGTGCGCAGCCCCTCGGTCACCGACGGCTACTGGCGCAACGAGGAGGCCACCCGCGAGCAGCTGGTCGACGGGTGGATCCACACCGGCGACAACGGCCGCATCGACGAGCAGGGCTTCCTGCACTACCTCGGTCGCCGCAAGGAGATGATCAAGGTCCGCGGCATGAGCGTGTTCCCCGCCGACGTCGAGATGCTGCTGGCCCAGCATCCCGCCGTGGACTCGGTCGCGGTCGTCCCCACCGACGACCCCGACACCGGCCAGCGCCCCGTGGCGTTCGTCGTCCCCAAGCCCGGCTCGGACGTCACCGCCGAGGAGCTCGTGACGTGGTCGCGGGCCAACATGGCGACCTACAAGGTGCCGCTCGTCTCGGTGCTCGGCTCCCTGCCGATGACTGCCACCGGCAAGGTGCGCAAGAACGAGCTCGCCGACGACGCGGCCGCGCTCAACGCCGGGGCCTCCTCGTGA
- a CDS encoding DUF6338 family protein → MPSTMHALGVVLLALLPGALYSWAFERIVGRWGSGASDRLFRFVGGSAVLHALFAPATWWLWSTHLPLARADPPSWWAWPTALLYVAVPLVAGTAVGWGTRSRQRWALAITGPDPAPRAWDHLFQGPRNGWIRLRLKSGTWLGGAYASSGELKSYASGYPEPEDLFLAAVAEVDPATGEFELSGSGRPILGRGLLVRFQEVEYLEFIDA, encoded by the coding sequence ATGCCCTCCACCATGCACGCTCTCGGTGTCGTCCTTCTGGCGCTCCTGCCCGGAGCCCTCTACTCGTGGGCGTTCGAGCGGATCGTGGGCAGGTGGGGCTCGGGAGCCAGTGACCGACTGTTCCGGTTCGTCGGCGGCTCGGCGGTCCTCCATGCACTCTTCGCTCCCGCCACGTGGTGGCTGTGGTCGACTCACCTTCCGCTGGCTCGAGCCGACCCGCCGTCCTGGTGGGCCTGGCCCACCGCACTCCTCTACGTCGCCGTCCCACTGGTGGCAGGAACCGCCGTCGGGTGGGGGACGCGATCGCGCCAGCGATGGGCACTCGCGATCACCGGGCCGGACCCTGCGCCTCGAGCCTGGGACCATCTCTTCCAAGGACCGCGGAACGGCTGGATCCGACTCAGGCTGAAGTCCGGTACGTGGCTGGGCGGCGCCTACGCCAGCAGTGGGGAGCTGAAGTCCTACGCCTCCGGGTACCCCGAGCCCGAGGACCTCTTTCTGGCTGCTGTCGCTGAGGTCGACCCGGCCACCGGGGAGTTCGAGCTGAGCGGCTCAGGTCGACCGATCCTCGGTCGTGGGCTGCTCGTGCGGTTCCAGGAGGTCGAGTACCTTGAGTTCATCGATGCCTGA
- a CDS encoding TetR/AcrR family transcriptional regulator — protein sequence MAETSPEATIPPRVLIDREHAERRIEQFWDERASGASRKILRGATLAFADLGYHGASTREIATRSGMSSAAVYIHFESKQQLFHRIAFEGHRASTGAFSQPARQAGDPVGQLRLGVASFATWNAEMNLLSRSIEYEIRLQRGPEFADVWAMRRSVDDHVLEILEAGVAEGTFRLADPEWAKITILSTCIDVARWYRHGSPRTPTAIGFQYADLAMTLAGARQLPH from the coding sequence ATGGCCGAGACCAGCCCGGAGGCGACGATCCCGCCGCGCGTCCTGATCGACCGCGAGCACGCCGAGCGGCGGATCGAGCAGTTCTGGGACGAGCGCGCGTCGGGCGCCTCGCGCAAGATCCTGCGCGGCGCCACGCTGGCCTTCGCCGACCTCGGCTACCACGGCGCGTCCACGCGCGAGATCGCCACGCGCTCGGGCATGAGCTCGGCGGCGGTCTACATCCACTTCGAGTCCAAGCAGCAGCTGTTCCACCGCATCGCGTTCGAGGGGCACCGCGCCTCCACGGGCGCCTTCAGCCAGCCCGCGCGGCAGGCGGGCGACCCGGTGGGCCAGCTCAGGCTGGGAGTCGCGTCGTTCGCCACGTGGAACGCCGAGATGAACCTCCTGTCGCGCTCGATCGAGTACGAGATCCGGCTCCAGCGCGGACCGGAGTTCGCCGACGTGTGGGCGATGCGGCGCTCGGTCGACGACCACGTGCTGGAGATTCTCGAGGCCGGCGTGGCCGAGGGCACCTTCCGGCTCGCCGACCCCGAATGGGCCAAGATCACCATCCTGTCGACCTGCATCGACGTGGCGCGCTGGTACCGGCACGGATCCCCCCGCACGCCCACCGCGATCGGCTTCCAGTACGCCGACCTGGCGATGACCCTCGCCGGCGCCCGCCAGCTCCCGCACTGA
- a CDS encoding ABC transporter substrate-binding protein, whose protein sequence is MSRRVQASALVTIAALTLAACGGESGGAQGPAGEVPESLVMDLRNDIDTFDPAISSSDQGSMQLFEALYDTPVRQDRKTGGVAPAMATKWEVTPTKVVFTLRPDLKCSDGSDLLPSDVANNMKRLADPKSGSPFTGRLFGPGGAKAIVGDDEADTLTIEVNQPHADMLESMTNAFVVCPKGLEDVESLGTEPQGSGPYKIASMKRGDEYVLESWDSPALGEDEEVPAKITMRVVTSDSTRANLFETGATDIAAILGRDNERLVQDNDPIQGKAYGADAISFNEREGRPFADERLRRAVAHAIDPEGFTKAASFGLGEPTRTFITPDMNCYTPENEQFTPEFDLDTAKKELEAAGYGPGGKELTVEMLGYDVQNSGPEYLADAVRQLGIKVNITSGTQAQAAGTIYGDDEDWDIIVYPYQTAIRTPFPMATKMSSVYGEGGALNWGRVDNDEFDAMVKDQLSKVEGDERCKLWGEAEAALLERVDFVPLMIPVVNYFTKGLTFDAGYRVVNLRSIRNAD, encoded by the coding sequence ATGTCGAGACGAGTTCAGGCATCTGCACTGGTGACGATCGCGGCGCTCACGCTCGCCGCGTGCGGAGGGGAGTCCGGGGGAGCGCAAGGCCCGGCGGGAGAGGTTCCCGAGAGCCTCGTGATGGACCTGCGCAACGACATCGACACCTTCGACCCGGCGATCTCGTCGTCGGACCAAGGGTCGATGCAGTTGTTCGAGGCGCTCTACGACACTCCGGTCCGCCAGGACCGCAAGACGGGCGGCGTCGCCCCGGCCATGGCCACGAAGTGGGAGGTCACGCCCACGAAGGTCGTGTTCACCCTGCGCCCCGACCTCAAGTGCAGCGACGGCTCCGACCTGCTGCCGTCGGACGTCGCGAACAACATGAAGCGCCTCGCCGACCCGAAGTCGGGCTCGCCGTTCACCGGTCGACTCTTCGGTCCCGGTGGCGCGAAGGCGATCGTCGGTGATGACGAGGCCGACACCCTGACCATCGAGGTCAACCAGCCCCACGCGGACATGCTGGAGTCGATGACGAACGCATTCGTCGTCTGCCCGAAGGGCCTTGAGGACGTCGAGAGCCTCGGCACCGAGCCGCAGGGCTCCGGCCCCTACAAGATCGCCTCGATGAAGCGCGGCGACGAGTACGTGCTCGAGTCGTGGGACTCGCCGGCCCTCGGCGAGGACGAGGAGGTCCCGGCGAAGATCACGATGCGCGTCGTGACGTCGGACTCCACCCGCGCCAACCTCTTCGAGACCGGGGCCACGGACATCGCCGCGATCCTCGGCCGCGACAACGAGCGCTTGGTGCAGGACAACGACCCGATCCAGGGCAAGGCCTACGGCGCCGACGCCATCTCGTTCAACGAGCGCGAGGGCCGTCCGTTCGCCGACGAGCGCCTGCGCCGCGCCGTCGCCCACGCCATCGACCCGGAGGGCTTCACGAAGGCCGCCTCGTTCGGCCTGGGCGAGCCCACCCGGACCTTCATCACGCCGGACATGAACTGCTACACCCCGGAGAACGAGCAGTTCACCCCGGAGTTCGACCTGGACACCGCGAAGAAGGAGCTCGAGGCGGCCGGCTACGGCCCGGGCGGCAAGGAGCTGACGGTCGAGATGCTGGGCTACGACGTCCAGAACTCCGGACCGGAGTACCTGGCCGACGCGGTGCGCCAGCTGGGCATCAAGGTCAACATCACGAGCGGCACCCAGGCCCAGGCGGCCGGCACGATCTACGGCGACGACGAGGACTGGGACATCATCGTCTACCCGTACCAGACCGCGATCCGCACGCCGTTCCCCATGGCCACGAAGATGAGCTCGGTCTACGGTGAGGGCGGCGCGCTGAACTGGGGCCGCGTCGACAACGACGAGTTCGACGCGATGGTCAAGGACCAGCTCTCGAAGGTCGAGGGCGACGAGCGCTGCAAGCTCTGGGGCGAGGCCGAGGCCGCGCTGCTGGAGCGGGTGGACTTCGTCCCGCTGATGATCCCCGTCGTGAACTACTTCACCAAGGGGCTCACCTTCGACGCCGGCTACCGCGTCGTGAACCTGCGCAGCATCCGCAACGCGGACTGA
- a CDS encoding biotin/lipoyl-binding carrier protein produces the protein MSDVRSELTASVFKIEVAVGDQVEEGQPLLILESMKMEIPVVAPRAGVVQEILPSEGDVVEEGAVVARFSD, from the coding sequence ATGTCCGACGTGCGATCCGAGCTGACAGCCTCCGTGTTCAAGATCGAGGTTGCCGTCGGCGACCAGGTGGAGGAGGGGCAGCCCCTCCTCATCCTCGAGTCGATGAAGATGGAGATCCCGGTCGTGGCTCCCCGTGCCGGCGTGGTGCAGGAAATCCTGCCGTCCGAGGGAGATGTCGTGGAGGAGGGCGCCGTGGTGGCGCGCTTCAGCGACTGA
- a CDS encoding thioesterase family protein, translating to MTTLPTLEELESLGALFTRTVPERYQDLNGHVNVRGHYDLHMDAAEESWEHQVGLDQAFLDRTGQSSFSLTHHVQFHREILVGHEVSAHLRILARGPKTVHAVTIVANRTTGEIASTLEFVEAYVDLTTRRTAPFAPEVAERIDALLEQHAALPWSLPPSHRLGTTRPS from the coding sequence GTGACCACCCTGCCCACGCTCGAGGAGCTCGAGTCGCTCGGCGCACTGTTCACGCGGACGGTGCCCGAGCGGTACCAGGACCTCAACGGTCACGTGAACGTGCGCGGGCACTACGACCTGCACATGGACGCCGCCGAGGAGTCGTGGGAGCACCAGGTGGGCCTCGACCAGGCCTTCCTCGACCGCACGGGCCAGAGCTCGTTCAGCCTCACGCACCACGTGCAGTTCCACCGGGAGATCCTCGTGGGCCACGAGGTCTCGGCGCACCTGCGGATCCTGGCGCGCGGGCCCAAGACCGTCCACGCCGTCACGATCGTGGCCAACCGCACCACCGGCGAGATCGCCAGCACGCTGGAGTTCGTCGAGGCCTACGTGGACCTGACCACCCGCCGCACGGCGCCGTTCGCGCCCGAGGTCGCCGAGCGCATCGACGCGCTCCTCGAGCAGCACGCCGCGCTGCCGTGGTCGCTGCCTCCGAGCCATCGCCTCGGCACCACGCGTCCGAGCTGA